The DNA region GGTCTCCAGGGGGCAGAACCCTCAGCACCTCGTCTGACTCAGCATTACCCAACCTGCTGGCCATCTTCACCCATGGAGCACAAAGGCTGACTCATGATGGCCACCCGTTGCtctcacctttaatcctagcaactcgaGAGGCTGACATCCCATgatcctggttccaagccagaccagcaagaaagtcccaagagactcttatatccaataaactactcagaaaaagctggaagtggctcaagaggtagagtgctagtcttgagcacaaagagattcaGAAACCGTGCCcacgccccgagttcaagcccaaggatagccccccccccaaaaaaagtctgcTTTGTAGGTTCAATGCTGTCATGGACATACTCCATCTACTCGATGACAGACACAGGAGGCCCACTAGGTCCACCGGAAGAGTAGAATTGCATACAACTTAATgtcttttgggttatttttgctgctcctggagcttgaactcagggcctggacacgatCCCTGAGTTTCTGTGCTGAAGGCTAAGTGTTCCGCCACTTGGAGccccagtgccatttctgactttttgataattaattggagataagcttctcacagactttcttgcctgagccagctttgaagcagagtcctcagatctcagcctcctgagtagctaggattacagctgtgagccaccagcacctggctttttaaattttctccatCTAGATATGCCCAGTCTTATTCCATAAACAATGTGAGGTGACGTGActtttctgtgacttgcctagggCAAATATGAAATCAGGTCAAAGTGCAGCAGTCACAAGTGTCCTCGGGACGTGAGTGATGTCTCATCAGGGTGCTGCTGTACACACACCCCCAGTCACCACTGGGGGTGCTCACTGGCCCGCTGCTTGCTAGCCTAAAGATACTGCAGAAAACCTGGACACTACTGAAGTTTGTGGGCTCATCACCACTGccccattttatttttgaaatgtttcaaACTACAGAAAAATTGCAACAACAGTGTGAGGACCTGCAACCagttccccatccccctccccatgTCTTTATTTCTTCAAGCAAGGTAGATAATGCAATTCACCTGCAGTGTTGCAGCCTGCCACTCCTCAGGAAGGACAGTACTTGATGGGAGCCTCCTATGTTGTCATAAATTATCAGTCACACCCAGGACATGGGATGAAAAGAGCATGCCATGGTCAGAAGCCCATCAATTAGGCAGCATCTTCCCACAGTATTTAAAAAtctaattttagggctggggatatggcctagtgtcaagagtacttgcctcgtatacatgaagccctgggttggattccccagcatcacatatacagaaaacggccagaaggggtgctgtgactcaagtggcagagtgctagccttgagcaaaaagaagccagggacagtgctcaggccctgagtccaagccccaggactggcaaaaaaaattgaattttattattagtagtattgttttttaaatgttttattgctattataaaggtgatgtgtggGCTGGGGGGTACAGTTTCACAAACCAAGTAATGAGTTCTTTGCTTTTTCTGTACAACGTTATACCTTCCTTCACTTgaccccagttttcccctcctgttccaGCTCACAGTTGCAGAGGCCATTTTCCATAGAGTGTACTGAAGAGCATGATTGTCTTCCtacatttttaatgctttttgtCCTTGGGATGCAGTCTGGGAGAAGTATTTAAATTGGTCAGAAACAAAAATGCGAAATGGAACTGGAGCACATCACAGACTTTGGACCAGAAGTGCCCTGTGAGCCGCTGGAAAGGACGCCACTGAGCAAGCTCCCGGTCATACAGCTTGAGGACCACAAAGCCCACGCAGGACAGCGTGCCCAATGCTAAGTAAGCGGCCGAGGAGCGGCTGCCATACCGCCGCTGGGTGTGTAGGGCCTGCCCAACAGCAACCAGCACGTGAGCACCCAGCGCCACCTCGAACCCCTGCGGATGCAGCAGGGCGAGGCCATAACTGCACAGGGACAGGCCCTCGATGGAGAGCAGCAACCAAGGTGTCCAGCCCCTATGTATGGAGACGCACCAGGCCACCAGCCATGCAAAAATAGGCAAGGTCAGCCACTGGTCAAGCACCGCAGCCGGGCGAGTCTGTGTCCAGATCCGTAGCCACTGAACCGGGCCATAGAGCAGGGCCATACTGGCGAAGACATCCTTCAGGTAGCCAGCCCTCCTCAGCGGGGCGGGACGGCTCAGGGCGCTTGCGTCGGTGCGCATCCAGTGCGCGCCCACGAGCACGTAGGCCACGTTAATGAGCGAGTTGAAGGGCATGgctaggaaggcaggcaggcgggcaTCCACAGGTTCTGCATAGTGCTCGTAGCCCACCTGCACAAACACATCGTGGAAAATGCCCGTGTACACAGTGGCCACACACAGGCACGTGGCCATGGCCACATGGCCCAGAGCCTGCCACGACTCAGGCTTCATCCTGATGGGGCTGAAAAGCCCAGCAGTCTTCACCTTTATTCACAATTCAGATAAACGGCCTTTGCAAAGCATTCCTGGGCCTCCCAGCTGAGCTGGCAGGAAGAAGTCTCCGCGATTTCTGCTACAGATGCTGAGACTCTGCCCCCGGGGTGGCTGCAGCAGgctgaaggaagacaggaggctTTCTGATTGGCTGGCGCGAGGGGCCGTCTGAGCTGCCTTTCTCCTTTGTGCTTATGAAAAGAATGTGGTTAGAAAAAAAGCTTCTAAAAGAGCCTCCATCTTCCCCCTTGTCAGCCTCAGGATCCACCC from Perognathus longimembris pacificus isolate PPM17 chromosome 28, ASM2315922v1, whole genome shotgun sequence includes:
- the Tmem187 gene encoding transmembrane protein 187 isoform X1, producing the protein MKPESWQALGHVAMATCLCVATVYTGIFHDVFVQVGYEHYAEPVDARLPAFLAMPFNSLINVAYVLVGAHWMRTDASALSRPAPLRRAGYLKDVFASMALLYGPVQWLRIWTQTRPAAVLDQWLTLPIFAWLVAWCVSIHRGWTPWLLLSIEGLSLCSYGLALLHPQGFEVALGAHVLVAVGQALHTQRRYGSRSSAAYLALGTLSCVGFVVLKLYDRELAQWRPFQRLTGHFWSKVCDVLQFHFAFLFLTNLNTSPRLHPKDKKH
- the Tmem187 gene encoding transmembrane protein 187 isoform X2 yields the protein MKPESWQALGHVAMATCLCVATVYTGIFHDVFVQVGYEHYAEPVDARLPAFLAMPFNSLINVAYVLVGAHWMRTDASALSRPAPLRRAGYLKDVFASMALLYGPVQWLRIWTQTRPAAVLDQWLTLPIFAWLVAWCVSIHRGWTPWLLLSIEGLSLCSYGLALLHPQGFEVALGAHVLVAVGQALHTQRRYGSRSSAAYLALGTLSCVGFVVLKSQLPE